The window GACAAAAGTAGGCAATGAATCAGTGTTATCTACTCCAGAGCATTCTTGTATTTATTGCATCATTATCTTGACTTTAGACAGTCATGCATGTTAATTGTTATGATCATGCTCTATGGTTCCTTCTTTAGTGTGCTATATTCTGTGTAAATTCTGGCCACTAAACTTGGTATTTTGACACATGTGACCCACGATTGTCTACCGTACATTAATTCTGTGAAGCTGTATGTGAGGTTGAAGTGTTGGTTTTAATTCTTAGCCGTGGTGCATGACAAACTTCAACAATGTGCTACCCCTAGCTCTTGGAACTTAACAAAGGAGTATTTGAAGGATTTTACTGTTGCCATGTACTCCCtcagtaaactaatataagagtgtttagattactactttagtattctaaacgctcttatattagtttacggaggtagTATTTACTTACGCGAAGGCAGCCAGAAAATTTTGTAGTACTCTTCTAGTTTCTATTTGCTTAAATGCAAAGTGGGTGTGTCCCACTTGTAAAAATAATAAAACAGTGGGTGATAAGAGACAACAAGACTGGCCTTAGAGTATTTTGCTTACAGTTTTTTTAGCGCAACATGCTACTTGCACTTGAAGATTCCTGTTGCTGCTTTGTGAGATATATGCTGCTATGCTTCACTATTCGGTTTTTATGTTCTAATCAATCATTTGTTCGCTCCATGTTTGAATTAGGTCGGCGATCAAGATGAAAAACTAGCTGAAGGAATCAAACTCTTTGCTATTCCACTCACAACGACTTCAAAGCGCACCATTCTCAGCGATCTCATTACGGTATGTTAATGCAGTTTAATGATTTTTTTTAGCTGATTCTTTTTTTATCTCTTCCTCTCGTCTGTTGTTTACTGCTCTATGTTTTATGCTTAACCCCTGGGCTGGATTTTTTTTTACAATAATTGCAGTCTCGGTTTACCAGTTACATATAACAACTACTTTTGTGCTTTGAGTCCTAACGGCGCTTGACCTTTTAAAAGTACACTAAAAGATTTGCTTGGACCTCTTTAGTGTTTTAAACGTTAGTAAATTAGATTTTTGATGATATCCTAATTTGATCACTTTACATTTGCTAGTGCAATTACTCAAATCTTTTGTTGCCAGGTATATGCAAAGGGTGGGAAAACTATTGTTTTCACTCGGACAAAACGGGATGCAGACGAGGTATCATTGGCATTGACAACCAGTATTGCATCTGAGGCGCTTCACGGTGATATTTCACAACATCAGCGTGAGAGAACATTAAATGGTTTCCGCCAAGGGAAATTTACTGTTCTTGTGGCAACTGATGTTGCTTCTCGTGGTCTTGATATACCCAATGTCGATTTGGTGGGTTTCCAACTCCTCTTCACTTCATCTGATTCACATATTTTTGCAAATCATCCAGCCTCTAACACTAACTCTTTGTGGTCTGGTTGCTGACTGCTAAATGTTTTCACATTTCCAGCATATACTATGTTTGATGACTTGTGTTCACCAAATTATTGCTTTGTATATCTCTGAGAAAAAACAGTTTGTGCAAATTCCAAGATATATACTGCACGTTCTGTAGAACATTCAGTCTCTTTTTCTGCACCTAAACATTCAGTCTACACACATGATATTATTTATGGTGCTAAGACAATAAGTAAATAATCAAACATTTCAAGAACTTTGCCTTTGTTACACACTGAATTTGAATTCAAATACCGTCAGACACTTAAGTTCGGGATACCTTTGTTTTAGATCTACCTTTCATGCGTTTTATCACATCTCCATCTGGTCTCTTGTGCTAATCTTGCAATTCACGTGGTACTGTTTCTTATCAATTGCCGTCAGCTTATTAAATTCATTTCAGCATTTTGCTATCTCAAGTGGATTATGGCAGATACAGATTAATGAACGAGAGATATTTCTGTTAATGCAGATTATTCATTATGAGTTGCCAAATGACCCTGAGACTTTTGTTCATCGTTCTGGGCGCACTGGACGAGCGGGGAAAGCAGGAAATGCAATCTTAATGTTTACAACCAACCAGCGAAGGACAGTTAAATCACTCGAACGTGATGTTGGATGCAAATTTGAGTTTATTGGCCCACCTACAATGGAAGAAGTCCTTGATTCATCTGCAGAGCATGTCATTGCTACTCTGCGAGGTGTGCACCCCGAGTCGATTCAATACTTTGTTCCAGCGGCTGAGAGACTAAGCCAAGAACTAGGACCTACTGCTCTTGCTTCTGCATTGGCACATCTGAGTGGATTTTCTCAGCCACCTTCTTCACGCTCCCTGATTAGCCATGAGCAGGTAAAAAGTGACACGAGGAGATTACTCATATGCATGGTTTTTACATGAATTCCACCAATCCTAACTAATTTTCACAGTTAAGAAAACATTTTACCTGTTCCGCTATCATTATGATCCAGTTGTTCTTGCTTAAAACTTAGAAGTGCCTTCTAGACTTCTGAATTTGTCCAGTTGATGTTATATGTTTACTAGTACAGTCAACTACTATTAAAGTTCTACTAGTATCCGAATTGTCTCTACCATGGTGGTTATCCATAGCTTTGTTGTGCATTTGCCTGTTCTTGCAGTTTTCTCTTAAGCAAGACGTCTTCTTCAAATACTCTCATTAACTCTATTGAACTGCAGGGATCGGTGACATTACAACTTACCAGGGATCCAGCATATGCAAGAGGCTTCTTTTCTCCTAGATCTGTCACTGGTTTTCTGTCTGATGTCTCTCCATCTGCTGCTGATGCAGTTGGAAAAATATACCTAATAGCAGATGAGAGGGTGAGTTTTTTCTTCAGCATGTTGATCATTTGCTTCTGTGCATTTGTAATATCATTTTCCTTTAGGGAAAGAAAGGTGCATGCATAGTAACTGAACCATCATTATGAGGCAGTCTCTTTTCTAGTATGTCCCTGATTCAAATAACAATATTTTGTACACATTGCCAACTGTACCAGGTCCAAGGAGCAGTGTTTGATTTACCCGAGGAGATTGCAAAGGATCTGCTTACTATGGAACTGCCCGAAGGAAACACCTTGAGCAAAGTAACAAAGGTAGCTTTTGCATCTTGATCTTCTTAAGTTAATTACTATGGATATTTCGTGCACGGAAATATTGATGCTGGTTGTTATGAGCTAGGCTTGCACTACGCACATTATATAGTGCAGTACTTGTAGGGCTCTTGTTTATATGTGATGCTGGTTGTTGTGAGCTAGTGTGGTGACTGTTTTTATTACTTCCTACTTGCAGCTGCCGGTGTTGCAAGATGATGGCCCCGCTACCGACTCTTACGGCCGATTCTCAAACTCGGACCGGGGTTCTAGGAACCGGCGGGGGTCGTCCAGGGGCGGTATGGGCGGCGGCTCAAGAGGCCGTGGTAGTTGGGACTCTGATGAAGGATTCCGTCGCGGTGGCAGGAGCTCCAGCAGACCTGACAACGATATTTGGTCAGATGATGACTTTTCAGGTGGTGGTGCAAGGAGATCAAACCGTTCGTCATCCCCCGGCGGTGGTCGCTCGTCCTATGGTGGGCGTGGTGGCTCATCATCCTTGGGTGACAGATCATCGTCCTTTGGTGAACGCTCATCGTCATATGGTGGTCGTGGTG is drawn from Triticum dicoccoides isolate Atlit2015 ecotype Zavitan chromosome 4A, WEW_v2.0, whole genome shotgun sequence and contains these coding sequences:
- the LOC119287612 gene encoding DEAD-box ATP-dependent RNA helicase 3, chloroplastic-like — protein: MASLLTLPSLSLSSPSGGAGLAPALRLRAAFRCWALGRRWAGAAAAIASPNSVLSEHAFKRLGLGGGSDDEDDEGYGSDQEGPAVEGDADELAISRLGLPAQLVATLEKRGITHLFPIQRAVLIPALEGRDLIARAKTGTGKTLAFGIPMIKQIIEQDEGRTPGRGRIPRALVLAPTRELAKQVEKEIMESAPKLSTVCVYGGVSYNTQQNALSRGVDVVVGTPGRLIDLINGGSLQLGEVRYLVLDEADQMLAVGFEEDVETILQQLPAERQSMLFSATMPSWVKKLSRRYLNNPLTIDLVGDQDEKLAEGIKLFAIPLTTTSKRTILSDLITVYAKGGKTIVFTRTKRDADEVSLALTTSIASEALHGDISQHQRERTLNGFRQGKFTVLVATDVASRGLDIPNVDLIIHYELPNDPETFVHRSGRTGRAGKAGNAILMFTTNQRRTVKSLERDVGCKFEFIGPPTMEEVLDSSAEHVIATLRGVHPESIQYFVPAAERLSQELGPTALASALAHLSGFSQPPSSRSLISHEQGSVTLQLTRDPAYARGFFSPRSVTGFLSDVSPSAADAVGKIYLIADERVQGAVFDLPEEIAKDLLTMELPEGNTLSKVTKLPVLQDDGPATDSYGRFSNSDRGSRNRRGSSRGGMGGGSRGRGSWDSDEGFRRGGRSSSRPDNDIWSDDDFSGGGARRSNRSSSPGGGRSSYGGRGGSSSLGDRSSSFGERSSSYGGRGGSSFGSRDRSFSGACFTCGQSGHRASDCPNK